The following coding sequences are from one Nicotiana tomentosiformis chromosome 3, ASM39032v3, whole genome shotgun sequence window:
- the LOC104107633 gene encoding uncharacterized protein isoform X2, with product MVYRKQSFYSCGSRSLLVDISQEHKVLENTHMANMEERLEVEETIRRVMEAEINDYPGSGANNRHTPRPQLGRSCVEC from the exons atggtctatcgaaaacagtcttTTTATTCATGTG GGAGCAGAAGTTTGCTAGTGGACATATCTCAAGAACATAAGGTGTTGGAGAATACCCATATG gCAAATATGGAGGAGAGGTTGGAAGTAGAAGAAACAATAAGAAGAGTAATGGAAGCTGAGATCAATGATTATCCAGGTTCTGGGGCGAATAATCGCCACACGCCAAGGCCACAACTTGGGAGAAGCTGTGTAGAATGCTAA
- the LOC104107633 gene encoding uncharacterized protein isoform X1, with the protein MAGPFFHLFVAFLCFSHAIPVTRSRSLLVDISQEHKVLENTHMANMEERLEVEETIRRVMEAEINDYPGSGANNRHTPRPQLGRSCVEC; encoded by the exons ATGGCTGGCCCTTTCTTTCATTTATTTGTGGCTTTTCTTTGCTTTTCTCATGCAATCCCAGTCACAA GGAGCAGAAGTTTGCTAGTGGACATATCTCAAGAACATAAGGTGTTGGAGAATACCCATATG gCAAATATGGAGGAGAGGTTGGAAGTAGAAGAAACAATAAGAAGAGTAATGGAAGCTGAGATCAATGATTATCCAGGTTCTGGGGCGAATAATCGCCACACGCCAAGGCCACAACTTGGGAGAAGCTGTGTAGAATGCTAA
- the LOC104107634 gene encoding GDSL esterase/lipase At1g74460 — translation MKLTLTLPILVTILTHALIGGCNCKIVQFIFGDSLSDVGNNNFLSKSLARANLPWYGIDFGNGLPNGRFCNGRTVADIIGDEMGLPRPPAYLNQSLTEDVILEDGVNFASGGGGILNETGTYFIQRFSLYKQIDLFQGTQDLIREKIGSKEAEKFFQQARYVVALGSNDFINNYLMPVYSDSWTYNDKSFIQYLMETLRAQLILLHSLGARELMVFGLGPMGCIPLQRVLSTDGECQDKTNQLALAFNKATSELVVELSNTLPNASYKFGDAYDVVNDVITNPGNYGFSNSDSPCCSFGRIRPALTCIPASTLCSDRSKYVFWDEYHPSDSANELIAKELIKKLGFLNPNQTDASPPTPAATGPSSDEVGQ, via the exons ATGAAGCTGACTCTGACCTTGCCGATTTTGGTTACCATTTTAACTCATGCTCTAATTGGAGGTTGCAATTGCAAGATTGTTCAATTCATTTTCGGAGACTCTCTTTCAGATGTTGGCAACAACAACTTCCTCTCCAAAAGCCTTGCTCGCGCTAACTTGCCATGGTATGGTATTGATTTTGGAAATGGATTGCCTAATGGAAGATTTTGTAATGGCCGTACTGTTGCTGACATAATAG GTGATGAAATGGGACTTCCTAGACCACCAGCATATCTAAATCAATCGTTAACAGAAGATGTCATATTGGAGGACGGAGTCAATTTTGCCTCTGGAGGTGGTGGCATTCTAAACGAAACAGGCACCTATTTC ATACAGAGGTTTTCCTTATACAAGCAAATAGATTTGTTTCAAGGAACGCAAGACTTAATTAGAGAAAAAATAGGAAGCAAAGAAGCTGAGAAATTTTTCCAACAAGCACGATACGTGGTAGCCTTGGGAAGCAATGATTTCATCAACAATTACTTAATGCCAGTTTACAGTGACTCATGGACGTACAATGATAAATCTTTCATTCAATACCTAATGGAAACTCTCAGAGCACAACTTATA tTGTTGCATAGTTTGGGGGCAAGGGAGTTGATGGTGTTTGGGCTAGGACCAATGGGGTGTATTCCACTTCAAAGGGTTCTAAGTACAGATGGTGAGTGTCAAGACAAGACTAATCAGTTGGCTCTAGCCTTCAACAAAGCAACAAGCGAACTTGTCGTAGAATTGTCCAACACTCTTCCAAATGCTAGCTACAAGTTTGGAGATGCTTATGATGTTGTCAACGATGTCATTACCAATCCCGGCAATTATG GTTTTAGTAACTCTGATTCACCGTGTTGCTCATTCGGAAGAATTAGGCCAGCTTTAACGTGTATTCCAGCATCGACATTGTGCAGTGACAGAAGCAAATATGTGTTTTGGGATGAATACCATCCTTCTGATAGTGCTAACGAGTTAATTGCTAAAGAGCTCATAAAAAAGCTCGGATTTTTAAACCCTAATCAGACTGATGCTTCTCCCCCTACACCAGCAGCCACGGGTCCTTCATCAGATGAAGTTGGACAGTAG